One part of the Olleya sp. YS genome encodes these proteins:
- a CDS encoding aminotransferase class I/II-fold pyridoxal phosphate-dependent enzyme: MMEVADRLHSVQEYYFSKKLKEVYALQAAGKPIINLGIGSPDLQPPSQVVKALTESITHPTAHKYQSYQGLPELRQAIADFYKEHYYTHINPDAEVLPLMGSKEGIMHISLAFLNQGDGVLIPNPGYPTYAAVTKLVQANPITYNLDSSNNWLPNIAELEQQDLSKVKLMWISYPHMPTGAKATRSDFEQLVAFAKKHDILLVNDNPYSFILNETPLSILSVKGAKEVCLELNSLSKTFNMAGWRVGMVLGSSQHIQAILKVKSNMDSGMFYGIQKGAIEALKCSKLWYSSLNSIYEKRRQLVWQLATKLNCTFSKEASGLFVWAKVPEGETSEAFIDALLIEKSVFITPGIIFGTQGEGYVRFSLCASEEDIEEAIARV; this comes from the coding sequence ATAATGGAGGTAGCAGACAGATTACATAGCGTACAAGAATATTACTTTTCTAAAAAGTTAAAAGAAGTCTATGCTTTACAAGCAGCAGGTAAACCTATAATTAACTTAGGGATAGGTAGTCCAGATTTGCAACCACCAAGTCAGGTGGTTAAAGCACTAACTGAGAGTATAACACATCCTACAGCACATAAATACCAAAGCTATCAAGGCTTACCAGAGTTGCGTCAAGCAATTGCAGATTTTTATAAAGAACACTATTACACACACATCAATCCTGATGCAGAGGTGTTACCTTTAATGGGAAGTAAGGAAGGTATCATGCATATATCTTTAGCTTTTTTAAATCAAGGAGATGGTGTGTTAATTCCAAATCCTGGCTACCCAACCTATGCAGCAGTCACTAAATTAGTGCAAGCTAATCCTATAACTTATAATTTAGATAGTAGTAATAATTGGTTGCCAAATATAGCAGAGCTTGAACAACAAGATTTAAGCAAGGTCAAACTTATGTGGATTAGTTATCCGCATATGCCAACAGGTGCCAAAGCGACAAGATCAGATTTTGAGCAGTTGGTTGCATTTGCTAAAAAGCACGATATATTATTGGTTAATGATAATCCGTATAGCTTTATTTTAAATGAAACGCCTTTAAGTATTTTAAGCGTAAAAGGAGCTAAAGAGGTTTGTTTAGAGCTTAATTCGTTAAGCAAAACTTTTAACATGGCAGGTTGGCGAGTAGGAATGGTTTTAGGAAGTAGTCAACATATTCAAGCCATTTTAAAAGTGAAAAGTAACATGGATTCTGGAATGTTTTACGGAATTCAAAAAGGTGCTATTGAAGCTTTAAAATGTTCTAAACTATGGTATTCTAGCCTTAATAGTATTTATGAAAAAAGAAGACAACTGGTTTGGCAATTAGCCACGAAACTAAATTGTACATTTAGTAAAGAAGCATCAGGATTATTTGTGTGGGCAAAAGTGCCTGAAGGAGAGACTTCAGAAGCTTTTATAGATGCATTATTAATAGAAAAAAGTGTGTTTATAACACCAGGAATTATATTTGGAACACAAGGTGAAGGTTATGTAAGGTTTTCATTATGTGCATCCGAAGAAGATATTGAAGAAGCAATAGCAAGAGTATGA
- a CDS encoding prephenate dehydratase, producing the protein MITSVAIQGIKGSFHHIVSQHYFETDIKVFPFLSFDQTIDSVLSKQSDAAIVAIENSIAGSIIPNYALIDNNNLHIVGEYYLDIQHNLMALPNQSIKDIKEVYSHPMALLQCKDFFKQYPYIKLIEDKDTAEVAERIKNNQLPNVAAIASTLAAEIFELTILAESIQTIKHNETRFVVVKQKNSEIPEQDINKASIKFELDHKRGSLATILNVMSDCKLNLTKIQSLPIIETPWKYAFFVDVTFKNYQDFKKAKSIMDIMATHFKVIGEYKNAKL; encoded by the coding sequence TTGATAACATCAGTAGCCATACAAGGTATTAAAGGGTCGTTTCACCACATTGTGTCTCAACATTATTTTGAGACAGACATAAAGGTGTTTCCGTTTTTGTCCTTTGACCAAACCATAGACAGTGTCTTGTCTAAACAATCTGACGCAGCAATTGTGGCTATAGAAAACTCGATAGCAGGTTCTATCATACCCAATTATGCACTAATTGATAACAATAATTTACATATCGTCGGAGAGTATTATTTAGATATTCAGCACAATTTAATGGCGTTGCCAAATCAGAGTATAAAAGATATTAAAGAAGTCTACTCACATCCTATGGCGTTGTTACAATGCAAAGATTTTTTTAAGCAATATCCATACATCAAATTAATTGAAGATAAAGATACTGCTGAGGTTGCAGAACGTATCAAAAACAACCAGTTACCAAACGTAGCAGCAATTGCTAGTACATTAGCAGCAGAGATTTTTGAGCTGACTATTTTAGCGGAAAGCATACAAACCATTAAACATAACGAGACACGTTTTGTTGTTGTTAAACAAAAAAATTCTGAAATACCAGAACAGGACATTAACAAAGCTTCAATAAAATTTGAATTAGACCATAAAAGAGGAAGCTTAGCCACCATATTAAATGTAATGAGTGACTGTAAGCTAAATCTAACTAAGATACAATCCTTGCCAATTATTGAAACTCCTTGGAAATACGCTTTTTTTGTAGATGTCACGTTTAAGAATTATCAGGATTTTAAAAAAGCGAAATCTATTATGGATATTATGGCAACCCATTTTAAAGTGATTGGAGAATATAAAAATGCTAAACTATAA
- the gldA gene encoding gliding motility-associated ABC transporter ATP-binding subunit GldA, which yields MSIKVENITKVYGQQKALNNVSFKINRPEIVGFLGPNGAGKSTMMKILTTYIQPTEGQAQVNGHDIITQTQKVQQSVGYLPEHNPLYLEQYVREYLVFNASVYKVDKARVEEVIALTGLTPEAHKTIGQLSKGYRQRVGLANALLHDPEVLILDEPTTGLDPNQLIDIRQLIKNLGKDKTVFLSTHIMQEVEAMCDRVIIINKGEIVANKKLQELRDGQEQIVVVEFDYRVEDAFLLKLPHVKSVKNTHDFIYEITFSTTEDMRSHVFDFAHDNELKILQLNQKNASLESLFRELTA from the coding sequence ATGTCAATTAAAGTTGAAAATATCACAAAAGTTTATGGTCAACAAAAGGCTTTAAACAATGTTTCTTTTAAAATCAATCGTCCAGAAATTGTTGGTTTTTTAGGTCCAAATGGTGCTGGAAAATCGACGATGATGAAAATTTTAACCACTTACATCCAACCTACAGAAGGACAAGCCCAAGTTAATGGACATGATATTATCACTCAAACCCAAAAGGTACAACAAAGTGTAGGGTATTTACCAGAGCACAACCCATTGTATTTAGAGCAATACGTTAGAGAATATTTAGTCTTTAATGCAAGTGTCTATAAAGTTGATAAAGCTAGAGTTGAAGAAGTGATTGCCTTAACAGGATTAACACCAGAAGCACATAAAACTATAGGTCAACTCTCCAAGGGTTATCGTCAACGTGTTGGGTTAGCCAATGCGTTATTGCATGATCCAGAAGTCTTGATTCTGGACGAGCCTACTACAGGTTTAGACCCAAACCAATTAATAGACATTAGACAGTTAATTAAAAACTTAGGCAAAGACAAAACCGTGTTTTTATCGACACACATCATGCAAGAGGTAGAAGCTATGTGCGATCGTGTTATTATTATTAATAAAGGCGAAATTGTTGCCAATAAAAAACTACAAGAATTACGCGATGGTCAGGAGCAAATTGTTGTTGTCGAGTTTGATTACCGAGTAGAAGATGCTTTTTTACTAAAGTTACCACACGTTAAAAGCGTTAAAAACACACATGATTTTATATACGAAATCACCTTTTCTACCACAGAAGACATGCGTAGTCATGTGTTTGATTTTGCACATGATAACGAGTTGAAAATCTTACAATTGAACCAGAAAAATGCGAGTTTAGAAAGTTTGTTTAGAGAATTGACTGCTTAA
- a CDS encoding HD domain-containing protein — protein MTQEIYQKAIKFAGEKHKNQKVPGTDANYLLHISNVAMEIILAHKENEDFDINYAIQLALLHDTLEDTKTEFKELKEQFGEKVALGIQALTKNDNLTSKKEKMTDSLNRINELENEVGMVKLADRITNLQEPPKFWGKEKILNYLNEAKLINEMLKNKNEYLNTRLQAKIVEYKKYTE, from the coding sequence ATGACACAAGAAATATATCAGAAAGCTATAAAGTTTGCTGGAGAAAAACATAAAAATCAAAAAGTACCTGGAACAGATGCGAACTATTTGTTACATATTTCAAATGTTGCAATGGAAATCATTTTAGCTCACAAAGAAAATGAAGATTTTGATATAAATTATGCAATACAATTAGCTCTTCTTCACGATACTTTAGAAGATACCAAAACTGAATTTAAAGAACTAAAGGAACAATTTGGAGAAAAAGTAGCTTTGGGAATTCAAGCTTTGACCAAAAACGACAATCTGACTTCTAAAAAAGAGAAAATGACAGATAGTTTAAACCGAATTAATGAATTAGAAAATGAAGTTGGAATGGTTAAACTAGCGGACAGAATTACTAACCTTCAAGAACCACCAAAGTTTTGGGGAAAAGAAAAAATTTTGAATTACCTGAATGAAGCCAAATTGATTAACGAGATGCTAAAAAATAAAAATGAATATCTGAATACAAGATTACAAGCTAAAATAGTTGAATACAAAAAATACACTGAATAA
- a CDS encoding DUF2807 domain-containing protein, which yields MKNSIYIVFFILLFGCNSSNAPDCFQNAGDIIQQEVVVPEFTKITSFKNVELFVTQGVTQSVVVETGEFLMDDIEIIVEDDRLLLKDNNTCNLTRDYGITKVYVTTPNLTEIRNSSTLDIHSIGILNFENLRLLSEDDSGDFYNVGNFNVEVNCTDLLVVINNLTTNTISGIVDNLKISHASGDGRFEGRHLIAQHVTIFHRGSNDIIVNPQLSLTANLVSTGDVIAVNTPLSIDITEQFDGRVIFE from the coding sequence ATGAAAAACAGTATTTACATAGTATTTTTTATATTATTATTTGGATGCAATTCTAGTAACGCTCCAGACTGCTTCCAAAATGCAGGAGATATTATTCAGCAGGAAGTGGTTGTACCTGAGTTTACTAAAATTACTAGTTTTAAAAATGTCGAATTATTTGTCACTCAAGGTGTCACACAAAGTGTTGTAGTTGAAACAGGCGAATTTTTAATGGATGATATAGAAATAATAGTCGAAGACGATAGACTGTTGTTAAAAGACAATAATACCTGCAACCTAACCAGAGATTACGGAATCACCAAAGTGTACGTAACTACACCAAACCTTACCGAAATTAGAAACAGTAGTACCTTAGACATCCACAGTATAGGTATTTTAAATTTTGAAAATTTAAGACTACTATCCGAAGACGATTCTGGAGATTTTTATAACGTTGGTAATTTTAATGTCGAAGTCAATTGTACAGATTTATTAGTGGTCATTAACAATTTAACCACTAACACCATTTCTGGAATTGTAGACAACTTAAAAATTAGTCATGCATCTGGAGATGGACGTTTTGAAGGCAGACACCTTATCGCGCAACATGTTACAATTTTTCATCGTGGAAGTAATGATATTATCGTTAATCCACAGTTAAGCCTAACTGCTAATTTAGTAAGTACAGGAGACGTTATTGCTGTTAATACACCGTTAAGTATTGATATTACAGAGCAGTTTGATGGACGTGTAATTTTTGAGTAA
- a CDS encoding acyloxyacyl hydrolase: protein MRSIITVCILFFILCVQAQNEKTSYTLDANVFYGNITEHNSDISHLITGHPTGFIVSYNQKTFGNQAWESRYNYPDYGVSFIYQDLKNQFLGDNLGVYAHYNFYFFKRNLMFRIGQGLAYNTNPYDKVDNYRNNAFGTRLLSSTYLMLNYKKENLFNGFGLQTGLSLIHYSNANVKAPNSSINSITFNLGVTYNLDADHTLEYITHVDDKFTENIKYNLAFRTGVNESDIIDSGQYAFYILSAYADKRLNHKSAIQLGTDVFFSNFLKTHIRYKSVAFPLDNVSGDEDYKRVGVFVGHELFISKTSLITQLGYYVYYPFDFEGRVYNRIGLKRYFSNKWFGALTLKSHGAKAEAVELGLGIRL, encoded by the coding sequence ATGAGGTCGATAATTACAGTCTGTATTTTATTTTTCATATTGTGTGTACAAGCGCAAAACGAAAAGACATCTTACACTCTAGATGCTAACGTTTTCTATGGTAATATCACAGAGCACAATAGTGATATCTCTCATTTAATTACTGGTCATCCAACAGGATTTATTGTAAGTTATAATCAAAAAACCTTTGGTAATCAAGCTTGGGAAAGCCGATATAATTATCCAGATTATGGTGTCTCTTTTATATATCAAGATTTAAAAAACCAGTTTTTAGGCGATAATTTAGGTGTGTATGCACACTATAATTTCTACTTTTTTAAACGCAATCTTATGTTTAGAATTGGTCAAGGTTTAGCCTATAATACCAATCCATACGATAAAGTTGATAATTACCGCAACAATGCATTTGGGACTAGATTATTAAGTAGTACCTACTTAATGCTTAATTATAAAAAGGAAAATCTGTTTAATGGTTTTGGACTGCAAACCGGATTGTCTTTAATCCATTATTCCAATGCCAATGTTAAAGCACCTAATAGTTCTATAAACAGCATCACGTTTAATTTAGGTGTTACTTATAATTTAGATGCAGACCACACGCTAGAATATATCACACATGTCGATGACAAATTCACCGAAAACATCAAATATAACCTAGCCTTTAGAACAGGAGTTAACGAGAGTGATATTATAGATTCTGGTCAGTACGCGTTTTACATTCTGTCAGCTTATGCAGACAAACGTTTAAACCATAAAAGTGCTATACAGTTAGGTACAGATGTGTTTTTCTCTAATTTTTTAAAGACACATATTAGGTACAAATCGGTAGCGTTTCCGTTAGATAATGTGTCTGGAGACGAGGATTATAAACGTGTTGGTGTATTTGTTGGTCACGAATTATTTATTAGTAAGACTTCGTTAATTACACAATTAGGATATTACGTGTATTATCCGTTTGATTTTGAAGGACGTGTGTATAACAGAATTGGATTAAAACGTTATTTTAGTAACAAATGGTTTGGCGCATTAACCCTTAAATCTCATGGTGCAAAAGCTGAAGCAGTAGAATTAGGTTTAGGAATAAGACTTTAA
- a CDS encoding alpha/beta fold hydrolase, protein MQHLKYINITNYNLQNGKTVDIKLSYQVFGKPLHTAPIVLVNHALTGNSNVVGADGWWSDLIGDNKCIDTQHYTILAFNIPGNGFDNTEDHLIDNYKDFTASSIAQIFVEGLNQLLINKLFAVIGGSVGGGIAWELAVLQPNLIQHVIPIATDWKATDWLIANCHIQDAILNHSSQPLEDARMHAMTLYRTPESLTRKFQRTQQSDTLFEVESWLNYHGNQLSNRFQLSAYKVMNQVLRTIDITKGRGSFKEVASKINSSIHIITINSDLFFKAEENWETYIDLKSVKQNVTIGEIKSIHGHDAFLIEYDQLSKLLHPIFEIESYEKKHDFNTLVRQVS, encoded by the coding sequence ATGCAACATTTAAAATATATAAACATTACCAATTACAACCTCCAAAATGGTAAGACAGTTGATATCAAACTGTCTTATCAAGTATTTGGTAAACCATTACATACAGCACCAATTGTTTTAGTTAATCATGCTTTGACAGGAAATTCTAATGTTGTAGGAGCTGATGGTTGGTGGTCTGATTTAATTGGAGATAATAAATGTATAGATACACAACACTATACTATTTTGGCATTTAATATTCCAGGAAACGGATTTGATAATACAGAGGACCATTTGATTGACAACTATAAAGATTTTACTGCTAGTAGCATAGCCCAAATTTTTGTAGAAGGATTAAATCAGCTATTAATCAATAAGCTTTTTGCAGTTATTGGAGGTTCTGTTGGAGGCGGAATTGCTTGGGAATTAGCGGTCTTACAACCAAATTTAATACAACATGTCATTCCAATTGCAACCGATTGGAAAGCAACCGATTGGTTAATTGCTAATTGTCATATCCAAGATGCTATTTTAAATCATTCTAGCCAACCTTTAGAAGATGCTAGGATGCATGCTATGACCTTATATCGTACACCAGAATCGTTGACTAGAAAGTTTCAAAGAACGCAACAATCTGATACGTTGTTTGAAGTAGAAAGTTGGTTAAATTATCATGGCAACCAATTAAGTAATCGCTTTCAATTATCGGCTTATAAGGTAATGAATCAAGTGTTACGAACCATTGATATTACAAAGGGTAGAGGCTCGTTTAAAGAAGTGGCTTCAAAAATAAATTCGTCCATTCATATTATAACCATTAACAGTGATTTATTTTTTAAAGCTGAAGAAAACTGGGAAACCTATATCGATTTAAAATCTGTAAAGCAAAACGTGACTATTGGCGAAATAAAATCCATCCATGGTCACGATGCTTTTTTAATAGAATATGATCAGCTTTCAAAACTGTTACACCCAATTTTTGAAATTGAAAGCTATGAAAAAAAGCACGATTTTAATACGCTAGTGCGTCAAGTTTCTTGA
- a CDS encoding O-acetylhomoserine aminocarboxypropyltransferase/cysteine synthase produces the protein MSTQKFATQALHAGHDTAQTGGTRAVPIYQSTAYVFDDSDDAAGRFNLSVPGFIYTRLNNPTNDILEQRIAALEGGIAAVATASGTAAISTTLLTLLKAGDHIVASSSLYGGTYNLLSVTLPRHGITTTFVDPSNPENFSKAAQQNTRAIFVESLGNPKLDVLDIEAISKEAKAHKVPLIVDNTVATPYLLNPIEYGANIVIHSLTKYINGNGTSLGGIIVDAGTFDWTNGKFPEFTEPSAGYHGLVYSEAIGPAAFIAKIRIEGLRDYGGALSPFNAFQIIQGLETLELRILKHSQNALELAKWLQQQPEVTWVNYPGLDNSKYNHLAKKYLPKGQSGIVTFGVEGGYESAKTIADTTKLFSLLANIGDTKSLIIHPASTTHQQLSDDAQETTGVTKDLIRLSVGIENVDDLKADLKDAFAVVKKTVLI, from the coding sequence ATGAGTACACAAAAATTTGCAACCCAAGCGTTGCATGCAGGACACGACACAGCACAAACTGGAGGAACTAGAGCAGTGCCAATTTATCAATCTACAGCATACGTTTTTGATGATTCAGATGATGCAGCTGGACGTTTTAACTTGTCGGTTCCAGGATTTATTTACACTAGATTAAACAATCCTACTAACGATATTTTAGAGCAACGTATTGCTGCTTTAGAAGGTGGTATTGCAGCAGTAGCAACAGCTTCTGGGACAGCTGCTATTAGCACGACCTTACTAACATTGTTAAAAGCAGGTGACCATATTGTTGCATCTAGCAGTTTATATGGAGGAACATATAATTTACTTAGCGTTACGCTTCCAAGACATGGGATTACAACTACGTTTGTTGACCCTTCCAATCCGGAGAATTTTAGTAAAGCTGCACAACAAAATACACGTGCTATATTTGTAGAATCTTTAGGGAATCCAAAATTAGATGTTTTAGATATTGAAGCTATTTCAAAAGAAGCTAAAGCACACAAAGTTCCACTAATAGTAGACAATACAGTAGCGACACCATATCTGTTAAATCCAATTGAGTATGGAGCAAATATTGTTATCCATTCACTAACAAAATATATTAATGGTAACGGAACCTCACTTGGAGGCATCATCGTAGATGCAGGAACTTTTGATTGGACAAATGGCAAATTCCCAGAATTTACAGAACCATCAGCAGGTTATCATGGTTTGGTATATAGCGAAGCTATTGGTCCAGCAGCTTTTATTGCAAAAATAAGAATTGAAGGCTTACGTGATTATGGTGGTGCTTTAAGTCCGTTTAATGCATTTCAAATTATTCAAGGTTTAGAAACTTTAGAATTACGAATTTTAAAACATTCTCAAAATGCTTTAGAATTAGCAAAATGGTTACAACAACAACCTGAAGTGACTTGGGTGAATTATCCAGGTTTAGACAATAGTAAGTATAACCATTTAGCTAAAAAATACTTACCAAAAGGACAAAGTGGAATCGTCACTTTTGGTGTAGAAGGTGGTTATGAATCTGCAAAAACTATAGCAGACACAACAAAGCTATTTTCATTGTTAGCCAATATTGGTGATACAAAATCATTAATTATTCATCCTGCAAGTACAACACATCAACAATTAAGTGATGACGCACAAGAAACTACAGGTGTGACCAAAGACTTAATAAGGTTGTCTGTTGGGATTGAGAACGTCGACGATTTAAAAGCCGATTTAAAAGACGCATTTGCAGTTGTTAAAAAAACAGTTTTAATATAA
- a CDS encoding phosphoenolpyruvate carboxylase has translation MPLQPKLTRFNQNVLSKYQIYNGIFMTLPFDTITKTGVLLPLFHETCKKGFDNGDNPTVIVDTFFKKYQARRSDKSKIDLLFRFIQYIERQVVLFDAIEDAAFPVVNNMDGIGTLRSLKESATADGKLDKLRQYLEEFKVRIVLTAHPTQFYPGSVLGIITDLTEALKENDLLRINDLLAQLGKTPFFKHKKPTPYDEAVSLIWYLENVFYKSFGKIYDYIQQNIFEGQHIDNDIINIGFWPGGDRDGNPFVTPEITLKVAKRLRETIIKNYYRDARNLRRKLTFVDVEDKIVALETQLYKIVLHEPSNLTLDSFVSELENIKKIIIDKHQSLYVTEINSLINKVHLFGFHFSTLDIRQDSRAHHKVFTDMVNVMIDSGSTIFPKNYQDLNEKEQVDILSKVKGKVDLSLIKDEETLKALRTMEAIKTIQSTNGERAANRYIISNNQTTLNVMQLFAMLKLVAFQDDLTVDIGPLFETITDLEVSHKVMEDLYTNPAYAAHLKKRGNRQTIMLGFSDGTKDGGYLMANWAIYKAKERLTAISRKYDVTVIFFDGRGGPPARGGGKTHNFYASLGPTIEDKEVQLTIQGQTISSNFGTLDSSQYNLEQLISSGIHNSLSDADLRMVPENRVVMDNLAKLSYQAYVDFKSHPKFISYLEHMSTLKYYAKTNIGSRPSKRGKAEGLVFEDLRAIPFVGSWSQLKQNVPGFFGVGTALKYYEDAGEFEKAQRLFKTSSFFKTLIENSMMSLSKSFFDLTKYMSDDPEYGEFWNVIYNEYKTSKRLILKLTGYDELMQEEPSGKASIRVRESIVLPLLTIQQYALKQIQELEKEETKDTDLIAVYEKLVTRSLFGNINASRNSA, from the coding sequence ATGCCTTTACAGCCTAAACTAACTCGTTTTAATCAAAATGTATTATCAAAATACCAGATTTATAATGGTATTTTTATGACACTTCCTTTTGATACGATAACAAAAACAGGTGTCTTGCTTCCTTTGTTTCATGAAACTTGTAAAAAAGGATTTGATAATGGAGATAATCCAACAGTTATTGTAGATACCTTCTTTAAAAAATATCAAGCCAGACGATCTGACAAAAGTAAAATAGATTTACTGTTTCGTTTTATTCAATATATAGAAAGACAAGTAGTATTGTTTGATGCTATTGAAGATGCTGCATTTCCAGTTGTTAATAATATGGATGGTATTGGTACGCTTCGTAGTTTAAAAGAAAGCGCTACTGCAGATGGAAAACTCGATAAATTGCGTCAGTATTTAGAAGAGTTTAAGGTAAGAATTGTGCTTACTGCACATCCAACACAATTTTATCCTGGTTCAGTTTTGGGCATTATTACTGATTTGACAGAAGCACTTAAAGAAAACGATTTACTACGTATTAACGATTTATTAGCTCAACTAGGAAAAACCCCTTTTTTTAAACACAAAAAGCCAACACCTTATGATGAAGCTGTAAGTTTAATCTGGTATTTAGAGAATGTGTTTTATAAGTCTTTTGGGAAGATTTATGATTACATTCAACAAAACATTTTTGAAGGACAACATATAGATAATGATATTATCAACATTGGCTTTTGGCCAGGAGGAGATAGAGATGGAAACCCCTTTGTAACACCTGAAATAACTTTAAAAGTTGCCAAAAGATTAAGAGAAACAATTATAAAAAACTATTATCGCGATGCTAGAAATTTAAGAAGAAAACTAACCTTTGTTGATGTAGAAGATAAGATAGTTGCACTAGAAACGCAGTTGTATAAAATAGTTTTACACGAACCTTCAAATTTAACTTTAGACAGTTTTGTTTCAGAATTAGAAAATATCAAAAAAATTATTATCGATAAACATCAATCATTATATGTTACTGAGATTAATAGCTTAATAAATAAAGTTCATCTTTTTGGATTTCATTTTTCTACATTAGATATCAGACAAGATAGTCGAGCACACCATAAAGTTTTCACGGATATGGTTAATGTAATGATTGATAGCGGAAGTACTATTTTTCCAAAAAATTATCAAGATTTAAACGAAAAAGAGCAAGTTGACATCTTATCTAAAGTAAAAGGAAAAGTGGATTTGTCATTAATAAAAGACGAAGAAACTTTAAAAGCTCTACGTACTATGGAAGCCATAAAAACTATTCAAAGTACAAATGGCGAACGCGCTGCAAATAGATACATCATTAGTAATAATCAAACAACGCTAAATGTTATGCAATTGTTTGCAATGCTAAAATTGGTTGCATTTCAAGATGATTTAACAGTTGATATTGGACCATTATTTGAAACTATTACAGATCTTGAAGTGTCGCATAAAGTCATGGAAGACTTATATACCAATCCAGCATATGCTGCGCATTTAAAAAAACGTGGTAACAGACAAACTATTATGTTGGGCTTTAGTGATGGTACAAAAGATGGTGGATATTTAATGGCTAATTGGGCAATTTATAAGGCTAAAGAACGCTTGACTGCTATCTCTAGAAAATATGACGTCACAGTTATTTTCTTTGATGGACGTGGTGGACCACCAGCAAGAGGTGGAGGAAAAACACATAATTTTTACGCCTCTTTAGGTCCAACAATTGAAGATAAAGAAGTTCAGTTGACTATTCAAGGACAAACCATTAGTTCTAATTTTGGGACGTTAGATTCCTCACAATATAACCTAGAACAATTAATTAGTTCTGGTATCCATAATAGTTTAAGTGATGCAGATTTGCGTATGGTCCCAGAAAACCGAGTGGTGATGGATAATTTAGCGAAGCTTAGTTATCAAGCGTATGTAGATTTTAAAAGTCATCCTAAGTTTATTTCATATTTAGAGCATATGAGCACGTTAAAATATTATGCTAAAACCAATATTGGAAGTCGACCATCTAAACGTGGTAAAGCAGAAGGTTTGGTGTTTGAAGACCTGAGAGCTATTCCATTTGTAGGATCTTGGAGTCAATTAAAACAAAATGTACCAGGGTTTTTTGGTGTTGGCACAGCCTTAAAATATTATGAAGATGCAGGCGAGTTTGAAAAGGCTCAAAGACTATTTAAAACGTCAAGTTTCTTTAAAACCTTGATTGAAAACAGTATGATGTCCTTATCAAAATCGTTTTTTGATTTAACCAAATATATGAGTGATGATCCAGAATATGGTGAGTTTTGGAATGTTATTTATAATGAATATAAAACTTCAAAGCGTCTTATATTAAAGCTTACTGGTTATGACGAGTTAATGCAAGAAGAACCCTCTGGAAAGGCATCTATTAGAGTTAGGGAATCCATAGTATTGCCATTATTAACTATTCAGCAATATGCCTTAAAACAGATTCAAGAATTAGAGAAGGAAGAAACTAAGGATACAGACCTAATTGCAGTGTATGAAAAATTGGTAACAAGATCTTTATTCGGAAATATCAATGCAAGCCGAAATTCAGCATAA